Within Oxobacter pfennigii, the genomic segment AACTTGCAAGGCTTTTAATTGCACTAAGAGCAATAAGACCCTTTTACAGTGCAATATTTGAAGTAATGAAGAAAAGGAAAACTGAAAATATAGATACTATAGGGGTTACAATAAATGAAATTTTATATAATGAAAAGTATGTAGAAAATACATCTTTTGAAGAACTGCTGTTTTATGTACTGCATGAGTTGGTGCATACGGGATTGATGCATGTTGCAAGAAAAGAGTCTAGAAACTTAAGTCTATGGCAAGTTGCCTGTGATTTATATACTAACTCAGTATTATCAAAGGAATTGGGCTTCAGAAGGCTTGGAACAATTATAAATGCCAACGGATATAAAATAGAAATACCTGCAGGTATTTATTATTGTTCATCCATAGACACTGATGAAGAGTACGTTGAGCAGATATATGAAGAGTTTGACAGACAGGCAAAAGAAAATGGATATTATAACGGAGGTACAAAGAAGTTTCATTTCACATACAAAGGAAAAGCAGACCCTAAAATCGATAATTTCGTTTTCAGCTCCGATGGCTACGATATATTTGAAGTTGATATAGGGGTCGGTAATGTCAGTATAGACCTTATAGATACCTCCGGCAATTCCATGCAGAAGAAACAAGAAGCCGGTAAATTGCTTTCTGACGCAGTGACAAGATACAATATGCGAAGCAGTTCTATGGGAGACAGTCCGGGGGCTTTAGAAATCTTGGCGGGTAATATGTTAAAGTCAGAAGTAGACTGGAGAAGTATTGTAAGAAAGTACTTAATAAAGGGTACAACATATGATATGTCTTATATGAATCCGGATAAAAGGATGTTGTATCAAAAAATCATATACCCCGGAAAATCCATAGAAGACAATGAATTAAAAGGGGTAAAGGTTTGTTTTGATGTTTCAGGTTCCATAATAGATGAAGACATAGAGTACTACTACGGACAGGTACACAGTTTGCTGAAGCAGTTTAAAGTAGAAGCAGAATTGATATATTGGAACAGTATAATACAGTCTAAAGGAAATTTTAAAAATTATAAAGAAATGAAAAAGGTTGCAGTTTATGGTGGGGGAGGAACAAACCCGGGAGTACTTTTTGAATATTTTAACAGTAAAGAGTGTAAGATCAAGCCATTTTTAACGTTAATATTTACTGACGGTCACTTTTATACACAATTCGCCAATGCCCCTATCAGAAAAAAATACAAGGACACCATATGGATTATGACAAAGGGCTATAATAAGGATTTTGTGCCGCCCTTTGGAAAACGAGTAACAGCAAAGTATAAATAACTTTTATGGAGAATATTATGGATGAAAACATATTAAATATGATGTACTCTAAGTATGATATAATAAACCAGGTCATGGTCGGCATAACCACAGAGCCGAAAGACTGGAGAACTCACATTATAGACATAATGTATGAGGATAAAATACTTACATTTAAAGGAGTAAGTTATAGTATATGCGACAACAGATTTATAATTATTTTTTTAAGCGGCGGGTCTGACTCTATAGATGTATTTGATACAAATACAAAGAAGCTGTTAAGCAAATCGATGCCTAAAGGAACAAAAATAGAAAATTTTAGTACAAATAAAATATTGATGGCTAATGTGAAAAATACATCTCATAATCCCATACACTTTACTTATGTAATAACAGATAATTTTGAAGCAGTTAAAAGAGAATTCTTTAACTTACAAGAGCATTCATCCGATGATAATTTTTATTACATTAAGGATCATAGACAAGAAGGGATAGAATCCTATAAGATAAATCGAATAACCGGAGAAATAGAATAGGTTTTTAACGGAGGAGAAAAACTTGGACAACAGCAGCAGGAATATTCCCATAGTCACAGTAGAACAGTTTACAAAGATAATTGAGATGCAATACAAGGAAGGTTTAATGAGACCTATATTCGGATTAGGCAGGGGTGGTATAGGCAAGACTGAGAGTATAATAGACCTGGCTATTAAGATGGGTATAGGCCATA encodes:
- a CDS encoding DUF2201 family putative metallopeptidase; the protein is MEDKMTAEQKLARLLIALRAIRPFYSAIFEVMKKRKTENIDTIGVTINEILYNEKYVENTSFEELLFYVLHELVHTGLMHVARKESRNLSLWQVACDLYTNSVLSKELGFRRLGTIINANGYKIEIPAGIYYCSSIDTDEEYVEQIYEEFDRQAKENGYYNGGTKKFHFTYKGKADPKIDNFVFSSDGYDIFEVDIGVGNVSIDLIDTSGNSMQKKQEAGKLLSDAVTRYNMRSSSMGDSPGALEILAGNMLKSEVDWRSIVRKYLIKGTTYDMSYMNPDKRMLYQKIIYPGKSIEDNELKGVKVCFDVSGSIIDEDIEYYYGQVHSLLKQFKVEAELIYWNSIIQSKGNFKNYKEMKKVAVYGGGGTNPGVLFEYFNSKECKIKPFLTLIFTDGHFYTQFANAPIRKKYKDTIWIMTKGYNKDFVPPFGKRVTAKYK